One Methylomarinovum tepidoasis DNA window includes the following coding sequences:
- the ltrA gene encoding group II intron reverse transcriptase/maturase encodes MAGTSSQENISTRQRKLAELARIEPKLELTTIAHHIEVVWLEEAWRRTRKDGAAGVDGVTAAQYAANLEENLTRLLERFKTGRYRAPAVRRVHLPKPGTGKTRPIGIPTLEDKVLQRAVLMALEPIFEQDFLDCAYGFRPGRGAHQALERLWGGLMAMGGGWVIDLDIQNFFDDVDRNWLRNFLGQRVRDGVICRAIGKWLNAGIMEGGQLHYPEQGTPQGGVISPLLANLYLHHVLDLWFAQAVKPRLQGSAFEVRFADDAVLVFEREEDARRVLAVLGKRLAKYGLRLHPDKTRLIDFRKPRRKGQSFQYLGFTHYWGRSRKGRWVVKRKTARDRLSRSLQAINHWCRRHRHWPIPAQQAALSRKLKGHYAYYGIVGNSQSLARFLYEVRRRWYKWLSRRNRERMNWDHFGRLYKRYPLPPPRLVHGIARRVATP; translated from the coding sequence ATGGCCGGGACATCGAGCCAGGAGAACATCTCAACACGACAACGGAAGCTAGCGGAACTGGCCCGGATCGAACCGAAGCTGGAACTGACCACGATTGCCCACCACATCGAGGTGGTGTGGCTGGAAGAAGCCTGGCGGCGCACCCGCAAGGACGGGGCCGCCGGGGTGGACGGCGTGACTGCAGCCCAATACGCAGCCAACTTGGAGGAGAACCTGACGCGCCTGCTGGAACGGTTCAAGACCGGCCGGTATCGGGCCCCTGCGGTACGGCGCGTTCACCTGCCCAAGCCGGGAACGGGAAAGACCCGCCCGATCGGCATTCCCACCTTGGAAGACAAGGTACTGCAACGGGCGGTGCTGATGGCATTGGAACCCATCTTCGAGCAGGACTTTCTCGACTGCGCCTACGGGTTCCGGCCCGGACGCGGTGCCCACCAGGCCCTGGAGCGGCTGTGGGGCGGGCTGATGGCGATGGGCGGAGGCTGGGTCATCGACCTGGACATCCAAAACTTCTTCGACGACGTGGACCGGAACTGGCTGCGGAACTTTCTGGGGCAGAGGGTACGCGACGGCGTGATCTGCCGCGCGATCGGTAAATGGCTGAATGCCGGAATCATGGAAGGCGGGCAGCTTCACTACCCCGAACAGGGGACACCGCAAGGTGGGGTGATCTCCCCGCTGCTGGCCAACCTCTACCTGCATCACGTGCTCGACCTCTGGTTCGCGCAGGCGGTCAAACCGCGACTGCAAGGCAGCGCCTTCGAAGTCCGGTTCGCCGACGATGCGGTACTGGTGTTCGAACGGGAAGAAGACGCCCGGCGGGTATTGGCCGTGCTGGGCAAGCGCCTGGCCAAATACGGCCTGCGTCTGCATCCGGACAAAACCCGCCTGATCGACTTCAGAAAACCCCGACGGAAAGGCCAGAGCTTCCAATACCTGGGATTCACCCACTACTGGGGACGCTCAAGGAAAGGGCGCTGGGTCGTCAAACGCAAGACCGCCCGGGACCGACTCAGCCGCTCCCTGCAAGCGATCAACCACTGGTGCCGGCGCCACAGGCACTGGCCGATTCCCGCCCAGCAAGCGGCATTGAGCCGCAAGCTCAAGGGGCATTATGCCTACTATGGGATTGTCGGCAACAGCCAATCTCTGGCCCGGTTCCTGTACGAGGTCAGGCGGCGCTGGTACAAATGGTTGTCCCGCCGCAACCGGGAACGGATGAACTGGGACCACTTTGGGCGGCTGTACAAACGCTACCCGCTCCCCCCACCGCGCCTGGTTCACGGAATCGCCCGCCGCGTAGCGACGCCATAG